The Scomber japonicus isolate fScoJap1 chromosome 13, fScoJap1.pri, whole genome shotgun sequence genome includes a window with the following:
- the LOC128371300 gene encoding periostin-like isoform X1, whose product MHQLLVVTLVLVALCCLGHVDSSAYDKIVTHSRIRARKEGPNVCALQQVLGSNKKYFSTCRNWYKGSICGKKTMVVYECCPGYMKLEGMKGCPAVAPIDHVYGTLGLVKATTTQHYSDMSKLREEIEGKGSYTMFAPSNDAWNQLDPAVRNALESNVNIELYNALHFHMVNHRLLTKDMKNGMTATSMYNDLGLYINHYSNGIVTVNCARIIHGNQVATNGVVHVIDRVISAVATTIKNVLDARDELSQFNTAVLASGLMDKLDEPGQYTLFAPTNEAFDRLGQGYLEQILEDKDVIGALVKYHLLNSVQCSEAIMAGSVYETAEGSTIEIGCDGDTLTVKGIKMVLKKDIVTTNGVIHLIDQVLIPDSAKEVMELVGNGQSTFNDMISELGLAAALGPKTEYTLLAPVNAAFNNEVMSKDQSLLRLILENHILKLKITLSELYNGQQLETLAGKLLRVFIYRNAACIENACMVRGSKEGRNGAFHVMRSFIKPPEKTIYELLIAEKRFKIFLSLMETAGLTDLLKQEGSYTIFAPTDDAFSGLSKEDLILLKSDLNALRTILLYHISNGVFINGGLEGGVTNLLKTLQGNNLQVLSVNNSIHVNSVDVPDSDLMAKNGVIHVVKNVLYPGDLPVGSQDLLFILQKLIKYIQIKFVSGFTYTEIPLTFIKRTITTTHYFETVPDLTKVIKVIEEEPSVTKVTRVIKTEPIITEVVVEGEPVITEVTRVIKGDASVTKVTRVIEGDASVTKVTRVIEGDASVPKVTRVIEGVIEGQPSITKVTRLIEGGDEQKISGGARFTTANEPHIIEGPDFSKITTIHGNPNLIDEESQRITKIIQEGGKFAAARKGPAGIRKRPRHVRRHFVKPKQ is encoded by the exons CATGGTTGTATATGAGTGCTGTCCTGGGTACATGAAGCTGGAGGGCATGAAAGGATGTCCTGCAG TGGCTCCTATTGACCATGTATATGGCACACTGGGGCTTGTAAAGGCTACGACCACACAGCACTACTCTGATATGTCAAAGCTGAGAGAGGAAATTGAAGGCAAAGGCTCCTACACCATGTTTGCACCTAGCAATGATGCCTGGAATCAGCTGGACCCT GCTGTAAGGAATGCGCTGGAGAGCAATGTGAACATCGAGCTTTACAATGCTCTTCACTTCCACATGGTGAACCACCGTCTTCTGACCAAAGACATGAAGAATGGCATGACAGCCACTTCCATGTACAATGACCTGGGGCTCTACATTAACCACTACTCAAATGGG ATTGTGACAGTGAATTGTGCCAGGATCATCCACGGTAACCAGGTGGCCACAAATGGGGTGGTGCATGTCATTGACCGGGTCATCAGTGCTGTTGCCACCACCATCAAGAATGTTCTAGATGCCAGAGATGAGCTCTCCCAATTCAAT ACTGCAGTATTGGCATCTGGTTTGATGGACAAGCTGGACGAGCCTGGCCAGTATACTCTGTTTGCTCCCACTAATGAAGCCTTTGACAGACTGGGCCAAGGCTACCTGGAGCAAATCTTGGAAGACAAGGATGTTATTGGAG CCCTTGTGAAGTACCACTTGTTGAACAGTGTCCAGTGTTCAGAAGCAATCATGGCAGGGTCAGTGTATGAGACCGCAGAGGGCAGCACCATAGAGATAGGCTGTGATGGAGACACTCTGACAGTCAAAGGCATCAAGATGGTGCTGAAGAAGGATATTGTTACCACCAATGGTGTCATCCACCTCATCGACCAGGTTCTCATCCCTGACTCAG CCAAGGAAGTTATGGAGCTGGTGGGAAATGGCCAGAGCACTTTCAACGACATGATATCTGAATTGGGCTTAGCGGCTGCCCTGGGTCCAAAGACAGAGTACACACTACTTGCTCCTGTCAACGCTGCCTTCAATA ATGAGGTGATGTCAAAAGACCAGAGCCTGCTGAGACTCATTTTAGAGAACCACATCTTGAAGCTGAAAATAACGCTGAGTGAGCTCTACAATGGACAGCAGCTGGAAACACTGGCTGGCAAACTGCTCAGAGTCTTCATTTACCGCAAT GCTGCATGCATAGAAAATGCATGTATGGTGCGCGGCAGTAAGGAGGGACGTAACGGGGCCTTCCATGTTATGAGATCCTTCATCAAACCACCCGAGAAAACAATCTACGAGCTCCTGATTGCTGAGAAACGCTTCAA GATTTTCCTGTCTTTGATGGAGACTGCAGGTCTGACTGATCTGCTGAAGCAGGAGGGCTCCTACACAATCTTTGCCCCAACAGATGATGCCTTCAGTGGCCTTAGTAAAGAGGATTTGATTCTGCTCAAAA GTGATCTGAATGCTTTGAGGACCATTCTACTGTACCACATCAGTAACGGTGTCTTCATCAACGGAGGACTAGAAGGAGGAGTTACCAATTTATTAAAGACACTCCAGGGCAACAACCTGCAAGTTTTGTCT GTAAACAACTCTATTCATGTCAACTCTGTGGATGTGCCAGACAGTGACCTGATGGCAAAAAATGGCGTGATCCATGTGGTGAAGAATGTTCTCTATCCTGGGG ACCTTCCTGTGGGTAGTCAGGACCTCCTGTTCATCCTGCAGAAGCTGATTAAGTACATTCAGATAAAG TTTGTTTCTGGATTTACTTACACCGAGATCCCACTCACCTTCATCA AGAGGACCatcacaactacacattatttTGAAACAG TCCCTGATCTAACAAAGGTGATCAAAGTCATTGAAGAAGAACCATCCGTCACCAAGGTTACCAGGGTCATCAAAACAGAACCAATAATCACTGAGGTGGTTGTCGAGGGGGAGCCGGTGATCACCGAGGTAACCAGAGTCATCAAGGGAGATGCTTCAGTCACCAAAGTAACCAGGGTCATCGAGGGAGATGCTTCAGTCACCAAAGTAACCAGGGTCATCGAGGGAGATGCTTCAGTCCCCAAGGTAACCAGGGTCATCGAGGGAGTTATTGAAGGCCAGCCTTCCATAACCAAAGTTACAAGACTTATTGAGG GTGGAGATGAACAGAAGATTTCAG GTGGAGCCAGATTCACCACGGCGAACGAGCCTCATATCATTGAGG GCCCAGACTTCTCAAAGATCACCACCATCCACGGCAACCCAAACTTGATCGATGAGGAATCACAGAGAATTACCAAAATCATTCAAG AGGGAGGTAAATTTGCTGCTGCCAGGAAAGGTCCAG CTGGAATAAGGAAGAGGCCAAGGCATGTCAGGCGTCACTTCGTCAAGCCGAAGCAGTGA
- the LOC128371300 gene encoding periostin-like isoform X2: protein MHQLLVVTLVLVALCCLGHVDSSAYDKIVTHSRIRARKEGPNVCALQQVLGSNKKYFSTCRNWYKGSICGKKTMVVYECCPGYMKLEGMKGCPAVAPIDHVYGTLGLVKATTTQHYSDMSKLREEIEGKGSYTMFAPSNDAWNQLDPAVRNALESNVNIELYNALHFHMVNHRLLTKDMKNGMTATSMYNDLGLYINHYSNGIVTVNCARIIHGNQVATNGVVHVIDRVISAVATTIKNVLDARDELSQFNTAVLASGLMDKLDEPGQYTLFAPTNEAFDRLGQGYLEQILEDKDVIGALVKYHLLNSVQCSEAIMAGSVYETAEGSTIEIGCDGDTLTVKGIKMVLKKDIVTTNGVIHLIDQVLIPDSAKEVMELVGNGQSTFNDMISELGLAAALGPKTEYTLLAPVNAAFNNEVMSKDQSLLRLILENHILKLKITLSELYNGQQLETLAGKLLRVFIYRNAACIENACMVRGSKEGRNGAFHVMRSFIKPPEKTIYELLIAEKRFKIFLSLMETAGLTDLLKQEGSYTIFAPTDDAFSGLSKEDLILLKSDLNALRTILLYHISNGVFINGGLEGGVTNLLKTLQGNNLQVLSVNNSIHVNSVDVPDSDLMAKNGVIHVVKNVLYPGDLPVGSQDLLFILQKLIKYIQIKFVSGFTYTEIPLTFIKRTITTTHYFETVPDLTKVIKVIEEEPSVTKVTRVIKTEPIITEVVVEGEPVITEVTRVIKGDASVTKVTRVIEGDASVTKVTRVIEGDASVPKVTRVIEGVIEGQPSITKVTRLIEGGDEQKISGPDFSKITTIHGNPNLIDEESQRITKIIQEGGKFAAARKGPAGIRKRPRHVRRHFVKPKQ, encoded by the exons CATGGTTGTATATGAGTGCTGTCCTGGGTACATGAAGCTGGAGGGCATGAAAGGATGTCCTGCAG TGGCTCCTATTGACCATGTATATGGCACACTGGGGCTTGTAAAGGCTACGACCACACAGCACTACTCTGATATGTCAAAGCTGAGAGAGGAAATTGAAGGCAAAGGCTCCTACACCATGTTTGCACCTAGCAATGATGCCTGGAATCAGCTGGACCCT GCTGTAAGGAATGCGCTGGAGAGCAATGTGAACATCGAGCTTTACAATGCTCTTCACTTCCACATGGTGAACCACCGTCTTCTGACCAAAGACATGAAGAATGGCATGACAGCCACTTCCATGTACAATGACCTGGGGCTCTACATTAACCACTACTCAAATGGG ATTGTGACAGTGAATTGTGCCAGGATCATCCACGGTAACCAGGTGGCCACAAATGGGGTGGTGCATGTCATTGACCGGGTCATCAGTGCTGTTGCCACCACCATCAAGAATGTTCTAGATGCCAGAGATGAGCTCTCCCAATTCAAT ACTGCAGTATTGGCATCTGGTTTGATGGACAAGCTGGACGAGCCTGGCCAGTATACTCTGTTTGCTCCCACTAATGAAGCCTTTGACAGACTGGGCCAAGGCTACCTGGAGCAAATCTTGGAAGACAAGGATGTTATTGGAG CCCTTGTGAAGTACCACTTGTTGAACAGTGTCCAGTGTTCAGAAGCAATCATGGCAGGGTCAGTGTATGAGACCGCAGAGGGCAGCACCATAGAGATAGGCTGTGATGGAGACACTCTGACAGTCAAAGGCATCAAGATGGTGCTGAAGAAGGATATTGTTACCACCAATGGTGTCATCCACCTCATCGACCAGGTTCTCATCCCTGACTCAG CCAAGGAAGTTATGGAGCTGGTGGGAAATGGCCAGAGCACTTTCAACGACATGATATCTGAATTGGGCTTAGCGGCTGCCCTGGGTCCAAAGACAGAGTACACACTACTTGCTCCTGTCAACGCTGCCTTCAATA ATGAGGTGATGTCAAAAGACCAGAGCCTGCTGAGACTCATTTTAGAGAACCACATCTTGAAGCTGAAAATAACGCTGAGTGAGCTCTACAATGGACAGCAGCTGGAAACACTGGCTGGCAAACTGCTCAGAGTCTTCATTTACCGCAAT GCTGCATGCATAGAAAATGCATGTATGGTGCGCGGCAGTAAGGAGGGACGTAACGGGGCCTTCCATGTTATGAGATCCTTCATCAAACCACCCGAGAAAACAATCTACGAGCTCCTGATTGCTGAGAAACGCTTCAA GATTTTCCTGTCTTTGATGGAGACTGCAGGTCTGACTGATCTGCTGAAGCAGGAGGGCTCCTACACAATCTTTGCCCCAACAGATGATGCCTTCAGTGGCCTTAGTAAAGAGGATTTGATTCTGCTCAAAA GTGATCTGAATGCTTTGAGGACCATTCTACTGTACCACATCAGTAACGGTGTCTTCATCAACGGAGGACTAGAAGGAGGAGTTACCAATTTATTAAAGACACTCCAGGGCAACAACCTGCAAGTTTTGTCT GTAAACAACTCTATTCATGTCAACTCTGTGGATGTGCCAGACAGTGACCTGATGGCAAAAAATGGCGTGATCCATGTGGTGAAGAATGTTCTCTATCCTGGGG ACCTTCCTGTGGGTAGTCAGGACCTCCTGTTCATCCTGCAGAAGCTGATTAAGTACATTCAGATAAAG TTTGTTTCTGGATTTACTTACACCGAGATCCCACTCACCTTCATCA AGAGGACCatcacaactacacattatttTGAAACAG TCCCTGATCTAACAAAGGTGATCAAAGTCATTGAAGAAGAACCATCCGTCACCAAGGTTACCAGGGTCATCAAAACAGAACCAATAATCACTGAGGTGGTTGTCGAGGGGGAGCCGGTGATCACCGAGGTAACCAGAGTCATCAAGGGAGATGCTTCAGTCACCAAAGTAACCAGGGTCATCGAGGGAGATGCTTCAGTCACCAAAGTAACCAGGGTCATCGAGGGAGATGCTTCAGTCCCCAAGGTAACCAGGGTCATCGAGGGAGTTATTGAAGGCCAGCCTTCCATAACCAAAGTTACAAGACTTATTGAGG GTGGAGATGAACAGAAGATTTCAG GCCCAGACTTCTCAAAGATCACCACCATCCACGGCAACCCAAACTTGATCGATGAGGAATCACAGAGAATTACCAAAATCATTCAAG AGGGAGGTAAATTTGCTGCTGCCAGGAAAGGTCCAG CTGGAATAAGGAAGAGGCCAAGGCATGTCAGGCGTCACTTCGTCAAGCCGAAGCAGTGA